The sequence below is a genomic window from Mycobacterium sp. ITM-2016-00316.
CTCTGGCAGGTGGGGCACCAGAACACGTTGCGCGCCTCCAGTTCTGCGGTGCGCACGGTCGTGCCGCATACCCGGCAGGCGTCGCCGGCCCGGCGGTAGACGTAGGTCCGCGGCCGGCCGGGCCGGTAGGACGGCGCGCCGCGGTCGTGCTCGGGGCGCACCACCACGATCTTGCCGCGGCGCACACCGACCTTCATCAGCGCCACCAGATCGGTCCACATGGCGTCGAACTCGTCGGCAGAGATGTCGGTGCCGGGCCGGAACGGGTCGATGTGGTGGCGGTAGAGCAACTCACTGCGGTACACGTTGCCGACTCCGGCGATCACCTTCTGGTCCATCAGCAGCCCACCGATGGTCCTGCGGGACTTGGTGATTCGTGCCCATGCCGGCACCGGGTCGGCATCCGGGCGCAGCGGGTCGGGGCCCAACCGTGCCACCACGTCGTCGACGGCGCCGGCGTCGATCACCTCGCACACCGTCGGCCCACGCAGGTCGGTGCCGTATTCGGTGCCGATCATCCGCATCCGGACCTGCCCGACGGGCTCGTCGAGCGGCAGCGGCGCCTCGGTGAAGGTGCCGTAGAGGCCGAGATGCACGTGCACGACATGGCCGCCGTCGTAGTGGTGGAACAGGTGCTTGCCCCAGGCATCGGCGCCGCGCAGCACCCGACCGCTCACGGCGTCCGCGCCCTCGGCGAAACGTTGCTGCGGGCTGGTCACGATGACCGGTTTACGGCCGAACCTCTTCTGATGCAGCCGGGCGAGCCGGTGCAGGGTATGCCCTTCGGGCACGTCTAGGCGGGCGCGCCGGGCACCGGGGGTGCGATGTGGTCGACCTCGTAGGCCGCCAGGATGTCGATGCGACGCTGGTGGCGTTCGGCCTCCGACCACGGGGTGGACAGGAAGGCGTCGACGATGGCGAGCGCCTCCTCCTCGGTGTGCATGCGACCGCCGAGGCCCATCAGCTGCGCCTTGTTGTGCTGGCGGGCCAGCTGCGCGGTCTCCACACTCCAGGCCAGCGCACATCGGGCGCCGGGCACCTTGTTCGCGGCGATCTGCTCGCCGTTGCCGGATCCGCCGAGCACGATGCCCAGGCTGTCCGGATCGGCGACGGTCTTGATCGCGGCGTCGATGCAGAACGCCGGGTAGTCGTCCTCGGCGTCGTAGGTGTAGGCACCGCAGTCGATCGGTTCGTGGCCGTTGCTCTTGAGGTGCTCGATGATGGTCTTCTTGAACTCGAATCCGGCGTGGTCGGCACCGATGTAGACGCGCATGGCGGTCATTCTGGCAGACGCTCCTCCGAGCAGTCAGCGAGCCGTCAGCCCGTCGAGCATCACGTCGAGCAGTCGCGGGGTCCGCTCGGCCCATTCGTCGTCCTCGACGTGGGCCAAGAACCAGGACAGCAGGATCACATCGCGCGAGTCGATATCACCGCGCAGCACACCGGCCTCACGACCGGCCGCCAACAACGCGTCGAGCGCGTGACCCAGCTTGCCCAGCGTCTGCGCCCCGATGTCCTGCCACACCGAGGCCTCGACCGCGGCCATCACCCCGAACTTCACCCGCGCGTAGGACGCGAGCTGGGTGAACCACAGCTTGAGCGCCTCGCGCGGCGGGTGCTCATCGAGCAGCGCATGGGCGAGGGCGACAAGTTCATCGATTTCTCCGTCGTAGAGCGCGCGCACGAGCTCGTCACGGGTGGCGAAGTGGCGGTAGAGCGTGGCCTGCCCGACGCCGGCCCGCCGCGCAACCGCGCTGAGCTTGAGCTCTCCCGGCTCGGTGACGAGTTGGCGTGCGGCTTCGATGATCGCCGCCCGGCTCCGTGCCGCATCGGTGCGCTCGGCCATGGACCTCACCCCCGCCTTGAAAACGGACA
It includes:
- a CDS encoding Fpg/Nei family DNA glycosylase; its protein translation is MPEGHTLHRLARLHQKRFGRKPVIVTSPQQRFAEGADAVSGRVLRGADAWGKHLFHHYDGGHVVHVHLGLYGTFTEAPLPLDEPVGQVRMRMIGTEYGTDLRGPTVCEVIDAGAVDDVVARLGPDPLRPDADPVPAWARITKSRRTIGGLLMDQKVIAGVGNVYRSELLYRHHIDPFRPGTDISADEFDAMWTDLVALMKVGVRRGKIVVVRPEHDRGAPSYRPGRPRTYVYRRAGDACRVCGTTVRTAELEARNVFWCPTCQS
- a CDS encoding ribose-5-phosphate isomerase — translated: MRVYIGADHAGFEFKKTIIEHLKSNGHEPIDCGAYTYDAEDDYPAFCIDAAIKTVADPDSLGIVLGGSGNGEQIAANKVPGARCALAWSVETAQLARQHNKAQLMGLGGRMHTEEEALAIVDAFLSTPWSEAERHQRRIDILAAYEVDHIAPPVPGAPA
- a CDS encoding TetR/AcrR family transcriptional regulator, yielding MAERTDAARSRAAIIEAARQLVTEPGELKLSAVARRAGVGQATLYRHFATRDELVRALYDGEIDELVALAHALLDEHPPREALKLWFTQLASYARVKFGVMAAVEASVWQDIGAQTLGKLGHALDALLAAGREAGVLRGDIDSRDVILLSWFLAHVEDDEWAERTPRLLDVMLDGLTAR